Within the Zetaproteobacteria bacterium genome, the region CGCCCGGCCATCCTCACCGGCCGCAGCTCGCATGTGGTGGAGGCCCGTGCCGGCGAGCTGGGCATCGACCTGATCGTGCAGGGGTGCTGGAACAAGGCCGAGGGGATCGCCAGGCTGGCCGAAACGGCCGGTGTGGCACCAGAAGCATGCGCCATGATGGGCGACGACATCGTCGATCTGCCGGCGATGCGCGCCTGCGCGCTGGCCTTCGCCCCCGCCGACGCCCACCCGGCGGTGCGGCGCCATGCCGACTGGATCAGCCGCCACCGCGGCGGCCGCGGCGCGGTGCGCGAGGCGTGCGAAGGGCTGATCCTGGCCTGCGGCGCATGGCCACGAGTGATCGGAGAACCCTACGGCCTCACCCCCGAGGCGTGCGGCTGGCCAGCGTCGTAACCGGCCGGTCGCCCCGTCGTCGCATCGGCGGGGCGCTGCTGCTTGCCGGCAGCGTGTGGCTGGCCTGCGCACTCCCCGCACCCGCCCGGGCAATCGATGCCACCGAACTGATCCGACAGGTGCAGGCGCGCATGCGCGCCGAGCGCAGCATCGCCCGCTACACCATGCGCATCGAGACGGCGCAGTGGCGGCGCACGCTGCGCTTCGACGCCTGGGACGACCGCAGCGGCCATCGCTTCTTCATCCGCGTGCTCGCCCCGCGCAAGGAGCGCGACACCACCTGGTTGAAGGATGGCGCCAACCTCTGGATGTACCTGCCGCGGCTGGAGCGCGACATCCGCATCCCGCCGTCGATGATGCGCTCCTCCTGGATGGGGTCGGACTTCACCAACGACGATCTGGTCAAGATGGATGCGATCGTGCGCGACTACCGCCACCGCATCATCGGCGATGACGGCGCCATCTACACGGTGGAGTCGACCGCCCGACCCGATGCGCCGGTGGTCTGGGGGCGGATCGTCCACCGCATCGGCCACGACGGCCTGCCGCGCACCGACGACTACTACGACGAGCACGGCCGCCACATCCGCACCATCACCTTCGATCGGGTGCGCACCATGGACGGGCGCCGCATCCCCACCCGCTGGGTGGTGCAGCCCTCCGCCACCCCCGGGCGGCGCACGGTGATGCTGCTGGAGCGGATCACCTTCGATCCCCCCATCCCGGCGCGCATCTTCAGCCGCGCCAACCTGCGCCGGGCCGGCCGCTGATCCTCGCACTCGCCTGGCGCAACATCCTGCGCCACCGCCGGCGCAGCCTGATCACCATCGCCGCCGTGGCCATCGGGCTGGCCGCGATGCTCTTCCTCTGGGGCTTCAACGACGGCGTGCACAACGGCATGACGCGCAACCTGCAACAGACCATCGTCGGCAGCCTGCAGATCCACGCCCGCGGCTTCTTCCACCATCCGCAACTGCGCCGCACCCTGCCCGATCCCGATCGGGTGGCGCGGCTGCTCGACCGGCGGGGAATCGACCGCCGCACCAGCCGCCTGCGCACCTTCGCGCTGGCCGTCGGCGGCGACCGCTCCGAGGGGCTGATCCTGCTCGGTGTCGACCCGGCGGGGGAGCGGCGCACGACCACCCTGGCGCGGAAGGTGGACCGCGGCCGCTTCCTGCGCGCCGGCGACGGGGCCGCCTGCGTGGTCGGCGCCACCACCGCGCGCAACCTCGGCCTCCGGCCGGGTGATACCGTGATCGTCCTGACCGAAGACCGCTTCGGCGCGCCGGCCGCCGAGCGGCTACGGCTGGTCGGGATCATCTCCAGCGGCGAGGAGGGGATCGACCGCGGGTTGGCCATCGTGCCGCTCGCCTTCCTGCAGCGGCTGACGGCGATGGAGGGGCGGATCTCCGAAGTGGTGGTGCAGCTGCCGCGCAGCCGGCTGGAGCCGACCACCCGGTGGCTGCGCCAGCGCCTCGGGCCGGCATACGAGGTGCTGCGCTGGCACGACATGTATCCGATGATGGAGCAGTGGGTGGTGCTGGAGAACGGCTTCTACTACATCTTCCTCTCCATCGTGCTGGTGATCATCGCCGCCGGCGTCTCCAACACCGTGCTGATGAGCATGCTCGAGCGGACCCGTGAGTTCGGGGTGATGATGGCGCTCGGCTGCGGCCGGGGGCGGCTGGCCGCCATGGTGGTGGCCGAATCGCTGATCCTGGGCTGCGCCGGAGTGGCGCTCGGCGGCCTGATCGGTCTGTTGCTGGTCGGCCACTTCCACAGCGCGGGCATCGACCTCTCCAGCAGGATGGGAAGCATGGCCCGCTTCTACATCGACCCGGTGATCCACACCGAGATCGATCGCGACCACCTGCGCGACAGCGTGCTGGCCGTGCTCGCCGCCGCTGTGGTCGCCGCCCTGTGGCCGGCGCTGCGCGCGGCCCGGCTGGAGCCGGTTGCGGCCATGCGGCGGTGAACGCCATCGAGCTCACCCTCGGTTGGCGCAACCTGCTGCGCCACCCGCTGCGCACCGGGCTGACCGTCGTCGCGCTGGCCGTCGG harbors:
- a CDS encoding phenylphosphate carboxylase subunit delta, producing the protein RPAILTGRSSHVVEARAGELGIDLIVQGCWNKAEGIARLAETAGVAPEACAMMGDDIVDLPAMRACALAFAPADAHPAVRRHADWISRHRGGRGAVREACEGLILACGAWPRVIGEPYGLTPEACGWPAS
- a CDS encoding outer membrane lipoprotein-sorting protein; translated protein: MRAERSIARYTMRIETAQWRRTLRFDAWDDRSGHRFFIRVLAPRKERDTTWLKDGANLWMYLPRLERDIRIPPSMMRSSWMGSDFTNDDLVKMDAIVRDYRHRIIGDDGAIYTVESTARPDAPVVWGRIVHRIGHDGLPRTDDYYDEHGRHIRTITFDRVRTMDGRRIPTRWVVQPSATPGRRTVMLLERITFDPPIPARIFSRANLRRAGR
- a CDS encoding ABC transporter permease, with the translated sequence MAIGLAAMLFLWGFNDGVHNGMTRNLQQTIVGSLQIHARGFFHHPQLRRTLPDPDRVARLLDRRGIDRRTSRLRTFALAVGGDRSEGLILLGVDPAGERRTTTLARKVDRGRFLRAGDGAACVVGATTARNLGLRPGDTVIVLTEDRFGAPAAERLRLVGIISSGEEGIDRGLAIVPLAFLQRLTAMEGRISEVVVQLPRSRLEPTTRWLRQRLGPAYEVLRWHDMYPMMEQWVVLENGFYYIFLSIVLVIIAAGVSNTVLMSMLERTREFGVMMALGCGRGRLAAMVVAESLILGCAGVALGGLIGLLLVGHFHSAGIDLSSRMGSMARFYIDPVIHTEIDRDHLRDSVLAVLAAAVVAALWPALRAARLEPVAAMRR